The following are from one region of the Leishmania braziliensis MHOM/BR/75/M2904 complete genome, chromosome 21 genome:
- a CDS encoding surface antigen-like protein has product MTPPLLRYRRTTRACGLVAAVVLLSALLYSGTRAVEERSMSLYTEAQQLHTRRFLDEFVQSMPGLRNIWAGDDFCAWEAVTCLRYGVSISATNWIRLAAFPGRLPEVSSVDVDMSQVVVTSITMRANGPNLSGTLPVSWGLLRNLGKVHLDRNSLTGSLPPEWCDLDGLVELYLSNNSLTGSLPGSWGKSMKSLSFLFLDRNALTGTLPPEWGRMRLIRSLILEKNRLNGTLPVEWQHMQAASTLSVGMNDLSGTLPHEWARMSVMGWMDLNSNHLTGTLPMAWASMTFLTNLQLFSNKLTGTLPAEWRRLTLLEELSVGDNRIVGTMPASWSAMTSLTELRLGRNNLLGVLPTAWGAMALMQVLDVSGNSLSGTLPVSWGSMRHLDTLSVRYNKLGGPLPVAWRTLPAIQHLHLEGNRLCGCLPINWASPGVDITVDEAVMRTNCATANACAG; this is encoded by the coding sequence AtgacgccaccgctgcttcgGTACCGCCGCACCACGCGGGCGTGTGGgcttgtcgctgctgtggtgctgttgtcggcgctgctgtacaGTGGGACGCGCGCCGTGGAGGAGAGATCAATGTCGCTGTACAcggaagcgcagcagctccataCGCGCAGGTTTCTCGATGAGTTTGTGCAGTCGATGCCAGGCCTCCGAAACATTTGGGCCGGTGACGACTTCTGCGCCTGGGAGGCAGTGACGTGTCTCCGTTACGGGGTGTCCATCAGTGCCACCAACTGGATTCGGCTGGCTGCCTTTCCCGGCCGTCTGCCGGAGGTGTCGAGCGTCGACGTTGATATGTCGCAGGTGGTTGTCACCTCCATTACGATGCGCGCGAACGGGCCGAACTTGTCAGGGACGCTGCCAGTTAGCTGGGGCTTGCTGCGAAACCTGGGCAAGGTGCACTTGGATAGGAACAGTCTCACTGGCAGCCTCCCGCCGGAGTGGTGCGACCTGGATGGGTTGGTGGAGCTCTACCTAAGCAACAACAGTCTCACCGGCAGTTTGCCGGGGTCGTGGGGAAAGTCCATGAAGAGTCTCTCCTTCTTGTTCCTCGATCGCAACGCCCTGACCGGTACGCTACCCCCGGAGTGGGGGCGCATGAGGTTGATTCGGTCCTTGATATTGGAAAAGAACCGATTGAATGGCACGCTTCCTGTGGAGTGGCAACATATGCAAGCCGCCTCAACGCTGAGCGTTGGTATGAACGATCTCAGTGGCACCCTTCCACACGAATGGGCGCGGATGTCGGTGATGGGGTGGATGGACCTGAATTCGAACCATCTTACCGGCACGTTGCCGATGGCGTGGGCGTCGATGACCTTCCTGACTAACCTACAGCTTTTCAGCAACAAGCTCACCGGCACTCTACCTGCGGAATGGCGGCGCTTGACATTGCTGGAGGAATTGAGCGTGGGGGACAATAGGATTGTGGGTACCATGCCTGCGTCGTGGTCGGCCATGACCTCGTTGACTGAGCTACGACTGGGGCGGAACAACCTCCTCGGCGTCTTGCCCACGGCATGGGGTGCGATGGCGCTCATGCAGGTGCTGGACGTGTCTGGGAATTCCCTGAGCGGCACTCTACCGGTGTCGTGGGGCTCGATGCGGCACCTCGATACGCTGAGTGTGCGCTACAACAAGCTGGGCGGCCCGCTACCGGTTGCGTGGAGGACGCTACCGGCAATTCAGCACCTCCATCTGGAGGGCAACCGGCTTTGCGGCTGTCTTCCCATCAACTGGGCAAGCCCTGGTGTCGACATCACGGTAGACGAGGCAGTCATGCGGACCAATTGTGCCACAGCGAACGCATGTGCTGGTTAA
- a CDS encoding putative thymidine kinase translates to MFRGRIELIIGPMFAGKTTELMRRVKREIHARHSCFVIKYSKDTRYDEHNVASHDQLMLRAQAAVSQLKEVQDTWQRFDVLAIDEGQFFSDLVDFCNTAADAGKVVMVSALDGDYRRKPFGQICELVPYCEAVDKLTAVCMMCHEQPACFTRRTVKVEQQELIGGADMYIATCRECYTKQQLPSIEEMRTQQMAIKEVEKRYLRMAEKANPSPQTPEKPAGGWGTKSKVATLTTVTIEGAAASGASTNMKASRDLDEMTDFVTDPSKYQRLEPACTALAESSE, encoded by the coding sequence ATGTTCCGCGGTCGTATAGAGCTCATCATCGGCCCGATGTTCGCCGGCAAGACAACAGAGCTAATGCGCCGCGTCAAACGCGAGATCCACGCTCGTCACAGCTGCTTTGTCATCAAGTACTCCAAGGACACTCGCTACGATGAGCACAACGTCGCCTCGCATGACCAGCTGATGCTACGGGCGCAGGCAGCCGTCtcgcagctgaaggaggttCAGGACACGTGGCAGAGGTTCGACGTACTGGCGATTGACGAGGGCCAGTTCTTCTCGGACCTGGTAGACTTCTgcaacaccgctgctgacgcaGGCAAGGTCGTCATGGTGTCGGCCCTCGATGGCGATTACCGGCGCAAACCGTTTGGGCAGATCTGCGAGCTCGTCCCGTATTGCGAGGCGGTGGATAAGCTAACGGCGGTGTGCATGATGTGCCACGAGCAGCCAGCCTGCTTTACTCGGCGCACCGTcaaggtggagcagcaggagctcaTTGGTGGCGCAGACATGTACATTGCCACCTGCCGCGAGTGCTacacgaagcagcagctgccttCGATTGAGGAAATGCGGACGCAGCAGATGGCCATCAAGGAGGTCGAGAAGCGCTACCTCCGCAtggcagagaaggcgaacCCCAGTCCCCAGACACCCGAGAAGCCGGCCGGCGGGTGGGGCACTAAGAGCAAGGTCGCGACGTTGACGACGGTGACAATAGagggtgcggctgcgtctGGGGCGTCGACTAACATGAAAGCGAGTCGGGACCTGGACGAGATGACGGACTTCGTCACTGACCCATCCAAGTACCAACGCCTGGAGCCTGCATGCACAGCGCTAGCCGAGTCCTCAGAGTAA
- a CDS encoding cell division protein kinase 2, which translates to MTSRYERQEKIGEGTYGVVYKARDTSTAATVALKRIRLDSEEEGVPCTAIREISLLKELRHENIVKLLDVCHSEHRLTIVFEYLDLDLKKYLDRENGNLDAATIQHFMRDLLRGVAFCHQRSVLHRDLKPQNLLISREKELKLGDFGLGRSFAIPVRKFTNEVVTLWYRPPDVLLGSMQYGPPVDVWSVGCIFSEMATGTPLFAGKNDADQLMRIFRFLGTPNNRVWPSMNQYPNSNNMLSQPEFLQNFEPEWSNVLGSVPGYEKLGCAGVDLLEKLLRYEPSERITAADALNHPYFSVQF; encoded by the coding sequence GCCGCGACGGTCGCGTTGAAGCGCATTCGGCTTGactcggaggaggagggcgtaCCCTGCACCGCCATTCGTGAGATTtcgctgctgaaggagctgcgACATGAGAACATCGTGAAGTTGCTGGACGTGTGCCACAGCGAGCACCGCCTGACGATTGTCTTCGAGTATTTGGACTTGGACTTGAAGAAGTATCTCGACCGCGAGAATGGCAACCTTGATGCAGCGACGATCCAGCACTTTATGCGGGacctgctgcgcggcgtcgCCTTCTGCCACCAGCGCAGTGTCCTGCACCGCGACCTAAAGCCGCAGAATCTTCTCATCTCGCGCGAGAAAGAGCTGAAGCTAGGCGACTTCGGCCTCGGCCGCTCCTTCGCCATCCCGGTGCGCAAATTCACGAACGAGGTGGTGACGCTGTGGTACCGACCGCCCGATGTGCTGCTCGGCTCGATGCAGTACGGTCCGCCGGTGGACGTGTGGTCGGTAGGGTGCATCTTCTCCGAGATGGCCACCGGGACGCCGCTTTTCGCGGGTAAGAACGATGCCGACCAGCTAATGCGCATCTTCCGCTTCCTAGGCACACCGAACAACCGGGTGTGGCCGTCCATGAACCAGTACCCAAACTCGAACAACATGCTGTCGCAGCCGGAGTTTCTGCAGAACTTCGAGCCGGAGTGGAGCAACGTGCTAGGCTCCGTGCCCGGGTACGAGAAGCTTGGATGCGCTGGTGTAGACCTGCTAGAAAAGCTTCTACGCTACGAGCCGTCGGAGCGCATAACCGCGGCAGACGCGTTGAATCACCCGTACTTCAGCGTTCAGTTTTAG
- a CDS encoding putative U4/U6 small nuclear ribonuclear protein has protein sequence MASHQSTYVRVAPSPRFKDSQTPAPSELIQLRMHHMMPQTTQRAKERVGKLKRLYAVPHAVLLREHAAAMARTLHRLRLVKAVRNIKVQGAGDGSSAVAGSLCLPFHSCAALPAAPAVVIDNSGSSSISSARVLTGSADGLLTLWDAQNCTPLSSQSTYAQSRGWGRVKSIVVHPQQHGEARAASVTSFAFTASMFQRVVRVWRVASDRGEGDSQDKDAGAPLQPLTTASITPDESVDSSCSGDVGGLQQLALDPTGALLAATHATGTVHVWDARAVLEGTSSSAAASTTAGTPPLTHLYAQDGYEMAGATLGIAFHPDGSLLTTSDAGGRVVAWDTRSGQLAFHTGGRVGGHLRAAPCVAWSPCGVRVASGGGEGVVHLYDARKLSKAGLGPHNDAGGGTAPFQLLGHDDAVTSLSFYINPLSAADSRALGQVLPIGLVTTSLDHTVRVWDADTGLCVRTLDAGMPLYAQCRPQLPPVSPCFASPTSIMVVGHGKNWLLYDVGTANEVAEEEAVTGDSNVVVTENNIVVSAYGSAEDMRLSVLAAYASRPSNATEETDSDDDDEMMALRKKPLPPQGQMKSTASSLLEDGNDDDSSEDEMERLRKKK, from the coding sequence ATGGCCTCCCACCAAAGCACTTATGTGCGCGTagcgccatcgccgcgctTCAAGGACTCGCAGACGCCGGCGCCGAGTGAGCTCATCCAGCTTCGAATGCATCACATGATGCCTCAGACGACGCAGCGCGCGAAGGAGCGGGTGGGGAAGCTGAAGAGACTCTATGCAGTGCCGcacgcagtgctgctgcgcgaacACGCGGCGGCTATGGCAAGGaccctccaccgcctgcgcctcgtcAAGGCGGTGAGAAACATCAAGGTTCAGGGAGCCGGTGACGGTAGCAGCGCTGTTGCCGGCTCCCTCTGCTTACCGTTTCACTCctgtgcggcgctgcccgccgcgccGGCGGTGGTCATCGACAACAGTGGGTCATCCAGCATTTCATCTGCACGTGTGCTGACCGGATCTGCGGACGGACTTCTTACGCTGTGGGACGCACAAAACTGCACGCCACTAAGCAGCCAGTCCACGTACGCCCAGTCGCGTGGCTGGGGGCGTGTCAAGTCGATTGTAGTtcacccacagcagcacggtgAAGCACGTGCGGCCTCCGTCACATCGTTTGCGTTTACGGCGAGCATGTTTCAGCGtgtcgtgcgtgtgtggcgagTAGCGTCAGATCGCGGTGAGGGTGACTCGCAGGATAAAGACGCTGGCGCACCGCTACAGCCCCTGACAACAGCGTCTATCACCCCTGACGAGTCGGTGGACAGCAGCTGTAGTGGAGACGTTGGgggcctgcagcagcttgcCCTGGACCCTACAGGCGCCCTCCTGGCCGCAACGCACGCCACCGGCACAGTACATGTGTGGGATGCGCGGGCTGTGCTCGAGGGCACATCgtcgtctgcagcagcgagcaccaccgcaggCACGCCTCCGCTCACACATCTCTACGCGCAGGACGGCTACGAGATGGCCGGGGCCACCCTCGGCATCGCTTTTCACCCCGACGGCTCGCTGCTCACGACAAGTGATGCTGGAGGTCGCGTTGTCGCTTGGGACACGCGCAGTGGTCAACTTGCCTTCCACACCGGCGGCCGCGTTGGCGGGCACCTACGAGCCGCGCCGTGCGTGGCGTGGTCTCCCTGTGGCGTGCGCGTCGCGtcaggcggcggagagggtgTAGTGCACCTCTACGATGCTCGTAAGCTGAGCAAAGCGGGACTGGGGCCGCACAAcgacgccggcggtggcactgCCCCGTTTCAACTTCTCGGCCACGACGACGCTGTCACGTCGCTGAGCTTCTACATAAACCCTCTCAGTGCTGCTGACAGTCGCGCGCTAGGCCAGGTGCTTCCGATCGGCTTGGTGACAACGTCGCTGGACCACACCGTGCGCGTCTGGGACGCAGACACGgggctgtgtgtgcgcacccTGGATGCGGGCATGCCTCTCTACGCGCAGTGTCGACCGCAGCTCCCGCCGGTCTCCCCTTGCTTCGCTTCGCCCACGTCGATCATGGTGGTTGGGCATGGCAAGAATTGGCTGCTCTACGACGTCGGTACGGCGAACGAGGtggcagaagaggaggcagtCACGGGCGACTCGAACGTCGTGGTGACGGAGAACAACATTGTGGTCTCTGCCTACGGCTCCGCGGAAGACATGCGACTCTCAGTGCTGGCCGCGTATGCCAGTCGGCCATCAAACGCCACGGAAGAAACcgacagcgatgacgacgacgagatGATGGCACTGCGTAagaagccgctgccgccgcagggGCAAATGAAGAGCACAGCTTCCAGCCTTCTCGAGGACGGCAATGACGATGACAGCAGCGAAGATGAGATGGAGAGGCTCAGGAAGAAGAAGTGA
- a CDS encoding putative T-complex protein 1, delta subunit — MLAAVGNRAAGGAAASRRKGNESKKDNNTQTDVRISNITAAKAVADCIRTSLGPRGMDKMIINPKGETIISNDGATILSRLQVTHPCAKMLVDLSKAQDIEAGDGTTSVAVLCGALLRAVEELLNKGIHPTQISESFNECAKLAEKVLEDMSIKIDIEDRDTLIKAAITSLNSKVISQNSDLLAPMAVDAVRKIIRNNGDVDLRDIRVTSALGGTIDDTELIQNGMVFKQKASRVAGGPVRIQDATIALIQFQLSPPKTDMESTVTITDYTQMDRALKEERKYLLGLCKAIKDAGVNVLLVQKSVLRDAVTAQSLDFLAKMKIMVVTDIERSDIDFITKTLGCMPVANLENFTKDKFGHAKTVVEEGTPSGKVIKIMGVQAPPPSSLNRELFGKTVCFFLRGSNSLMLEEAERALHDSLCVIRSIVKKRAIMPGGAAGEIEVCMQLGKYARERAEGIQTFCMRSYADAFEIIPYTLAENAGMQPISIVTELRNAHASGHVNSGVNVRKGCVTDMVEENVVQPLLVLTSAVRLASEAVMMILKIDDIIMTRI; from the coding sequence atgTTGGCCGCTGTAGGGAAccgcgctgctggtggcgctgcggcatcgcGCCGTAAGGGCAACGAGAGCAAGAAGGACAACAACACGCAGACGGATGTGCGCATCAGCAACATCACAGCCGCCAAGGCCGTAGCGGACTGCATCCGCACCTCGCTTGGGCCACGTGGCATGGACAAGATGATCATTAACCCGAAGGGGGAGACGATCATTAGCAACGACGGCGCTACGATCCTGTCGCGGCTGCAGGTGACGCACCCGTGCGCCAAGATGCTGGTGGATCTATCCAAGGCCCAGGACATCGAAGCTGGCGACGGCACAACGTCTGTTGCGGTGCTGTGCGGCGCCCTTCTGCGCGCcgtcgaggagctgctgaacaAGGGCATTCACCCGACGCAGATCTCGGAGAGCTTCAACGAGTGCGCCAAGCTggcagagaaggtgctggAGGACATGAGCATCAAGATTGACATTGAGGACCGTGACACACTTATCAAAGCGGCCATCACGTCGCTCAACTCGAAGGTCATCTCGCAGAACAGTGATCTGTTGGCCCCGATGGCGGTCGACGCCGTGCGCAAAATCATCCGCAACAACGGTGACGTCGACTTGCGCGACATCCGCGTCACGTCTGCGCTGGGAGGGACGATTGACGACACGGAGCTGATTCAGAACGGTATGGTGTTCAAGCAGAAGGCGTCGCGCGTTGCTGGCGGGCCGGTGCGTATCCAGGATGCCACGATCGCGCTCATTCAGTTCCAGCTTTCGCCACCCAAGACAGACATGGAGAGcaccgtcaccatcaccgacTACACGCAGATGGACCGCGCTCTCAAGGAGGAGCGTAAGTATTTGCTGGGCCTCTGCAAAGCAATCAAGGACGCCGGCGTGAATGTGTTGTTGGTACAGAAGTCAGTGCTGCGTGACGCCGTTACGGCGCAGTCGCTGGATTTTCTCGCCAAGATGAAAATCATGGTGGTGACGGACATTGAGCGCAGCGACATCGACTTCATCACGAAGACGCTCGGCTGCATGCCGGTGGCGAACCTGGAGAACTTTACCAAGGACAAATTTGGCCACGCCAAGACGGTCGTCGAAGAGGGCACGCCGAGCGGCAAGGTGATCAAAATCATGGGCGTGCAGGCGCCGCCCCCGTCGTCACTGAACCGCGAGCTGTTTGGCAAGACTGTGTGCTTCTTTCTACGCGGTAGCAACAGCCTCATGCTCGAGGAGGCCGAGCGCGCCCTGCACGACTCCCTCTGCGTGATTCGGTCCATTGTGAAGAAGCGCGCCATCATGCCTGGCGGCGCGGCTGGCGAGATTGAGGTGTGCATGCAGCTTGGCAAGTACGCGCGCGAGCGGGCGGAGGGGATACAGACGTTCTGCATGCGGTCGTACGCAGACGCCTTCGAGATTATTCCGTACACACTGGCCGAGAATGCCGGGATGCAGCCCATCTCGATCGTCACAGAGCTGCGCAACGCCCATGCGTCTGGGCACGTGAACAGCGGCGTGAATGTGCGCAAGGGGTGCGTGACGGACATGGTCGAGGAGAATGtggtgcagccgctgcttgTGTTGACCTCCGCCGTGCGCCTTGCCTCGGAGGCGGTGATGATGATCTTGAAGATCGACGACATCATCATGACGCGTATCTGA
- a CDS encoding putative DNA repair and recombination protein, mitochondrial precursor, with amino-acid sequence MAAASIRVLKPKMTMSAVQGKISVFAEDGERIGQWGGTECFLSRQSGLGPCLVVRSSRHKKHEGTFFQLVRLQKVVSTRVAQGRLTVMVSHEKRQCSVFIDTTGDLDELRMMAGVLQDKALWKDIERNVASRSRKGLQRDGKGNGGGRGGAELRDPSLAQLSGRGADEDDDYDSYVEETNEAHHDNNKTAARAAERDSSAATLTPASPMPVISSQSSVPQRSTAVTGSSSSNSDSITSVTAAQQQRLTWTSEQQRAVQLVRAGHNVFVSGAAGTGKTEWLLHVLQHVLPRIRLHRGAKTEAALRAEEEEQENAVDTGRVAVTAATGIAARLIGGKTVHAFAGIGRGEGDLDAIVQRVQCKPDAVRAWQRCEVLVIDEISMLSSRTFAMLDRIARVLRATLAPSASSQRRQHTDNAALPFGGIQLLVVGDFLQLPPVSRGAGEELQPAFMTTAWRDCGFQTVVFTKDYRHAEDPRFAECCAAVRRGECTPLVREVLEGCLGRTLEERFGVEATMLLARRKDVDRYNAQRLGQLESMQFQRYASEDYAAIPGADIDSEVSLPAVLTLKVGAQVVLLASLPNMSHLSNGDIGLVVGFVAQMRGPALPLVRFSTGVEAVVPAITMEVHGRDGRLTLSRRQVPLQLAWALTVHRVQGMTMPMIRLALDKSFFEAGQAYVALSRVRKAEDLSLTALDLDVVLAHGSTEARDFYGLSATTSAPSSHTGMIKANIPPLVDSALLLRSDTARAEGPLDAGGVFGDGVPLSLADVEGSSSSSSSSVSAPLKHPKTEKV; translated from the coding sequence ATGGCGGCTGCTTCGATACGCGTGCTGAAGCCGAAGATGACGATGAGCGCTGTCCAGGGAAAAATCTCCGTCTTTGCCGAGGATGGCGAGCGCATTGGTCAGTGGGGCGGCACGGAGTGCTTCCTCTCGCGCCAAAGCGGCCTCGGGCCGTGCCTCGTCGTCCGCTCTAGCCGGCACAAGAAACATGAAGGCACATTCTTCCAACTGGTGCGTCTGCAGAAGGTTGTGTCGACACGCGTGGCGCAAGGACGCTTGACTGTAATGGTGTCGCACGAgaagcggcagtgcagcgtGTTTATCGACACGACCGGGGACTTAGATGAGCTGCGCATGATGGCTGGCGTACTGCAGGACAAGGCGCTGTGGAAGGACATAGAGCGGAACGTGGCGAGCAGAAGCCGAAAGGGTCTGCAGCGTGACGGAAAAGGGAACGGTGGCGGTCGAGGCGGTGCAGAGTTGCGGGACCCCAGCCTTGCACAGCTGTCGGGCCGCGGCGcggacgaggatgacgactACGACAGCTATGTCGAAGAGACGAACGAGGCTCATCATGACAACAACAAAACTGCTGccagagcagcagagcgGGACTCATCTGCTGCAACTTTGACGCCGGCATCCCCGATGCCCGTGATCTCGTCGCAGTCCTCAGTGCCCCAGAGGAGTACGGCGGTaaccggcagcagcagcagtaacaGCGACTCTATCACTTCAGTGACGgcggcccagcagcagcggctaaCCTGGACGAGCGAACAACAACGTGCGGTGCAGCTTGTGCGCGCTGGCCACAACGTCTTTGTgagcggtgctgccggcacGGGCAAGACAGAATGGCTGCTTCACGTCCTGCAACACGTCCTACCTCGCATACGGCTGCACCGTGGTGCGAAGACCGAGGCAGCTCTgagagctgaagaagaggaacAGGAAAACGCGGTGGACACCGGGCGAGTCGCAGTGACGGCCGCCACCGGCATCGCAGCGCGACTCATCGGCGGCAAAACAGTACACGCTTTCGCTGGCATCGGCCGCGGCGAGGGTGACCTAGACGCGAtcgtgcagcgcgtgcagtgCAAGCCAGATGCTGTGCGAgcatggcagcggtgcgagGTGCTCGTTATTGATGAGATCAGCATGCTCTCCTCGCGCACATTCGCCATGCTCGATCGCATCGCACGCGTGCTGCGTGCCACGTTGGCgccctctgcctcctcgcagcggcggcagcataCAGACAACGCGGCACTGCCGTTCGGTGGTATTCAGCTGCTGGTGGTTGGTGACTTCCTGCAACTGCCGCCAGTGTCGCGTGGCGCCGGCGAGGAGTTGCAGCCCGCCTTCATGACTACTGCGTGGCGTGACTGTGGTTTTCAGACAGTTGTCTTCACCAAGGACTACCGTCACGCCGAGGACCCGCGGTTTGCTGAgtgctgcgcggcggtgcggcgcggcgaaTGCACACCGCTCGTGcgcgaggtgctggaggGGTGTTTGGGCCGCACACTGGAGGAGCGCTTCGGCGTCGAGGCGACCATGTTGCTCGCGCGTCGCAAAGACGTGGACCGCTACAACGCACAGCGGCTGGGGCAGCTGGAGTCGATGCAGTTCCAGCGCTACGCCTCCGAGGACTACGCCGCTATCCCTGGCGCCGACATCGACAGCGAGGTGTCGCTGCCCGCTGTGTTAACCTTGAAGGTGGGTGCGCAGGTGGTGCTCCTCGCATCCCTGCCGAACATGTCACACCTGTCTAACGGCGATATTGGTCTCGTCGTGGGCTTCGTCGCACAGATGCGTGGTCCTGCGTTGCCACTCGTCCGCTTCTCCACTGGTGTAGAGGCCGTCGTGCCTGCCATTACGATGGAGGTGCACGGGCGAGACGGTCGACTTACCCTATCCAGGCGTCAAGTGCCGCTGCAGTTGGCCTGGGCACTGACGGTGCACCGAGTACAGGGCATGACGATGCCTATGATACGCCTGGCGCTGGACAAGTCCTTCTTCGAGGCAGGGCAGGCGTACGTGGCGCTGTCGCGAGTGCGCAAAGCGGAGGACTTGAGCTTGACAGCACTGGACCTGGATGTCGTGCTGGCGCATGGGTCGACGGAAGCGCGAGACTTCTACGGACTGAGCGCAACCACATCGGCACCGTCCTCGCATACCGGCATGATAAAGGCTAACATCCCTCCTCTGGTCGactctgcgctgctgctacgaAGCGATACCGCGCGCGCGGAAGGGCCACTAGACGCAGGTGGCGTCTTTGGCGACGGTGTACCTCTCAGCCTGGCGGACgtggagggcagcagcagcagcagcagcagcagcgttaGTGCCCCCTTGAAGCATCCCAAAACAGAGAAGGTGTAG